The Papaver somniferum cultivar HN1 chromosome 6, ASM357369v1, whole genome shotgun sequence genome segment TAGTATGAATTGTAGCCCCTGTAACTAGTTCCACAGACTCTGGAGATCCCTTAAGCTCAATATCGAAATTCTGCAACAACCTAGCTAATGCTACAGTAGATTCCATCAGGGAAAACTGGTCTCCTACACACTTACGAGGCCCTCCGCCAAATGGTAAGAAGGCAAAATCTGCAATGATCTGAAATATCGAAGAGACGGTTAAAGTACCAATGAGTGTCGAAGGTATATAATAATTTAGTCTGGTAGTAGGTATTTTGTACCTCGTTGGGGTACATTGCTCCAGGATTTCTGGAAGGATCAAAACCTGCCCATCCTTCTATACCTTCACTTTTCTTTTGCACTAAGAACCTTTCTGGTTCAAAATCATTAGGCCGATCCCAAAAATACGGAGACTGGTGAAGATTGTAAACCTGGAAAAGAACAAGTTAGTTTCTTGTAAACCTTCAAGTTAGGAATTTAATTTAATACAAACGAAAGAGGTATACAATAACCATCTCAGGTTGTTCGTCATCATAATATCATTATCATGGGTACCAGATTCATAGAATCATGAATCAACTTTCTAACATCCTCTCTCCTTCATTCTCTAAATCATAACGGGGTTTAGCAAATAGTAGGAAGGATTTAGGTGCTGACGAGTACAGAACTCGGGCTGTCAGTATCATCACCCACTTTACCACTGTAATACAGTGACACCTGCAACCATCTATTTGATTTCCTTACGAGGAAATCCCTTCTTTTAATAACAGATTTTAGACAATATATTAGTACAGGGCAAATCTGAAGATAGAAATAGCCAAAGTTGCTGCATATTCTGATTCTGATTCTCCGATTTATTTATTCATGTTATAATGTAAAGCCTACGCTCAAGCATTTCAGTCTTTCCACTCAACACTAACTTGAGAACTTATTGTTGAAATATATACTGCTAGAACAAAATCTTAGTGGATAGATTACTTTCTTGCAATAAATATTACGAGAATACTCAGATGTTAAAAGAACTACTTACAGAGATAAAGATGTCAGTCCCAGCAGGAATTGCATATCCATCTTTTTCCCCGTTGTATCCTCCTGCATGATTGATTGAACATTGGGCATCATCCAGTGATATCCACAAAATTCAAGTAAAAAAGGTAATTGCAGTACAAGGTGATATAACCACATTGTAATGACCTGATGAACCACAACTGCAGTCATCATTTATTATATACATGTCAGTTATATAGAGCTAATAATGTGGAGTCGGTCAGACACTAGGTGGTTGTACGAGGAAGTCTGGGGTGAGTCCCACTTGCATCCATAAGTAACATGTAATTATCTAATCTACAAAACATTTCATATGAGAGAGTATCAGATGATTCAGCAAACGCCTATGTCTTGGTGTAAGAGAGAACAGGTACCTGGCAATACATCAGATTTGAGGGAACGCCTAATAAGCAATGGGGGTTGAGGATATAAACGCAGTGATTCCACAACAATAAGTCTTACGTACCTAAAAGAAAAAGGTTTACTGTTAAATAGTACTCAAACAACCTAGAAATAAGGCCTATCCAATAATCGCAATACCAACTTGAATATATACATGCACACAGGTTTAATACGCTACAAAAAGTGTTTAATGAAGTACGTGTTAGAAAAGTTTGTCATATCATATCTTATATTTCTCTGCTCTAAAGATAGTGATCAGCATATCATTCATCTAGTTGGTCCAGAATCCAGATAAATTTGGAAGCTAAAGTTTGAATGTTTCGGATTGTTGGACAAGACAAATGATGATCATGAATGTGATCTAAACACTTAGATTTAGGTAATTATGATTTTTTGACGTGCCATATAACATTCTGGTTCAGTTTGGAAGAGGTACTCTCAATTCTTAACACCATAATTCATTTTTCAGTTTTCTTCATCTTGTATAAAAATGGTTCTGTGGACTAATAACACATGTAATAAGTTAATTTTGATAAAAACTTCACAGATAATACCCAGAACCAAAGATTTTGTTACCACTTCCGCAAGCAAGTGTGACTTACTCCAAATTCTTGACGCATTCATAAGTTGTTTTGCGACGACCAATGACAGAATCAATCTCAGCTTGAGCTTTTCTCATTTTTTCAGGATTCTGTATTTATGAACTAAACTCAGAACAGCTAAATTTCTGATAATTCTCAATAGAAAGCAAACTTTACCAGTTTATATCTGTAAGTCTTATTTTAAAAGGAACTGCAGTACGAACCTGAGCGAGTAGGAAAACAGCCCAAGTTAGAACAGCAGCAGTTGTTTCATGTCCAGCAATAAGCATGGTCATCAGGTCATCCCGAAGCTGTAATATCAAAGTAAGAGATAAAATAGTGACTTACGAtacaaactgaaattgaaattcagttgCACTCGTTTAAGGGAAAAGAAAGCAAGAATTACAGTCATAAATAATTTACGTGTGTATAGATTTAATAAACGAAGAACGTTAGATAGTTTACCTGCCGGTCGTCGACATCAGCTCCACGCATATCAACTAGAAAACGAAGAAGACTTGCATCCTGCAAGCTTACCGCAAACACAAAGTGCAACATTCATTGTGACTTGCTTTTCTAGTATGTTACATGCGAGAGTAAAAAATcttgagttaaaaaaaaaaggtggAATCTGTTTAACAGTTTCTTGGAGAAGTCAAATCAACCTTCAGATTTGAGTAGTCTCTTTGTTGCAGTTTCTCGACATCTGTTTCCTGCCAAAGAACAAGAGAGTTGAACTCAAAAACTGACTAAATGTTCAAGTTTGAGGTCTATGCATACATGGCTATTGTCTATAGTTGGCAGCATAATAGTCTTGAGTCAAGCAGTGAGTTTATACTTATGTAAAGAGTAAATACTGGTTTCTTATGATGACTCTTAAATTTATTAAAGATACATGCAAGGCGTAAAATTCTGCTTTAATAGAGCTAAAAGATTTTCACTTAACTATAGCTTACAGCTCGAAAAGAAACACTTCTAGTTCAACCACATTGATTTCTGTAAACATATCTAGTTAAAAACTCAATAAACCAATCAAGCCTCACCAGAATCAAGGTGGACGGATCCAGTAATCTCATGAACAATGCACCGTCATTCAACAAGATATCTAACTAGAGAGGttatttcttgtaagaatattacATTAGACCGTATCTTCTTACAAATCCAACACCATAAAAAGCCAGTCTTGCGCAATTTATATTGTTTCTGCAGGATCATTTAAGAGCTTAATATTCTAAACAATCTATTTATTTCAGAGACATCATTTAAAAGGATAAAAAAAGGAACATTATCTCTTCGATTATCACATTTTCAAATCATCCGTGATTTACTTTTCATCAAAATATGAGTAATTAAATCATGAGAATTGAACttaaaatatcaacttgttcagcTAAGGTTTCATCTAACCTCCCTTGTGTCTTTTGCATTTCTTATAAGCCCATCAAGGCAGTCGTTGATAACCTTAAGGTCATTGTGAAATTTACGCTGCCTTGGAACAAGCCACCTCACCAGGGGGAGTTTCCAATAAGGAATATAGAAAGTTGATCGGTGTTCTGCTTCGAAAAGAGTACCATATACTGCCTACAGTGAAAACAACAACATATAAATTAGTGATTAACATGGTTTATAATATCTATTCAAACCAAATGGACTACAGCAAACCACTTCAGAAATATAAATTACTGCTTGAACCACATAAAAACCCCTAGTCTTACATTCCGTAAATGAGAAAGAAGTCCACTTAGCATTGTTTGACCAAACCTatttaattaaaacatacacTGGCAGCAAGCGCCTCCTTCATTTTCAAAACCCACCACTGAGACGGCttagggaaagttttttttgttCGTATATTAAAACAAACATCCTGAGCCCGGAAACGGGTCCAAGTTTTAGCAACATAGCGAGAATCACTCTACTGAATGGGGAGCAGTACCAGATCCTGTACACATTGTCTAACTATTTTTGTGCAGAGCTGCTTGTTTTAAGCAATGACTGCGAGACAAGAGTAAGCTAAATTGTATAAACACCTGCGCAAAGCGGGAGAACTATTGATAAAGAGTTGGGAAAAGGAACAAAGATTCACTTTGCTTGTTGTTGGTTGTTTTCCATAGTTACAGATTTACAGTTGGGCTAAGTACTTACATGCTATTGTTTGAAAACTTCTTATTCCTTATCTGTCATACATTTAAGCCCTTTAGGTATAACACAAGAGTGTACATCCATGAGGCAGTAGTACATGATATCTTtcttggtgtaccataacatgatgaGAGAAAGAGGTTGACTCACTGCTAGAGCTTCATCTCTTCCCTCTGTCTCAATGAGTAAAATCCTTGTCATCTACGAATTAAGTTTTTCAGATGAACAATATTAATTTCAGATGTCACAGACTGTGCTTTTTATGACACCTGAAAATTACGATACCCTGTGGTGTAGGTAAATTCTTACCTTAGCATTCTATCAATGTAATCTATAAATCAGCATTTTAATCAATAACAATCAATCTGTCCTGCAAGTAGTGAAAGTATTTTACTGGGAAACCATTAACATTTCTGGCCAAATACCACCCACATCAAACAATTTTTCTACATCTTAAACCTAATGTGTAAGGGCAATATAAACCAGATTAAACTTTAAATGTACACTAACCAAAATATTGCATAACCTATGGCTGTTGGAGAAACACTAAGTATAAGGATCGACGGTAAACAACAGCATAGTAGACACTTTATATTTATAAACTAATCTTCGTACCTTAATTACAGGAGATTCTTTACTGACGGAGCCAAAGTCATAGTTAAAGACACCAAGCCCAATAATGTCAAGAGCCAAATTTGAAAACTCAGCTTCCAGATCCAACTCAATTGTGTTTCCTCCAAGTCTTTCCTCTACTTCCAATAGTCTATCAATTTTCGTAATGGTTCTATCTGAACAATCAGTAAATATTTTGACCATAGCTTCCAGGAATAAGGTATGAAAACCAGGAGCAATAACTGCATTGCAGGAGGATAAAATCAAGCTTCTGCATTaccagattaccatataaaggtaGCACCAGAAATTGCAATGCGGAGAACATGAAATCAATAAATTTAGATGTTGAAATTCTAGAAGATAGGAGGGATAACATAATGTAATTAGAAGTTTCTGAAAGAATAGGCAGGCCTAGATTACAAAAAAACATCTTGATGCTCACCTCTTCTTCTTAGCTTCCAAGTCTCAAGATCAGCAGGTATAAGCCCTTTTCCCATTATCGGTTCTAGGATATCAGCAAGTACTCCCTAATTGAAAGATGAAATAGGAGTATAAAAAATCAAATGGACAACTTAAGTGCTTCACAATGTTATAGCTTACAGAATGATGTCATATAGAAGCTTTTGGAGTAAACAATTGTTAATAGATGATAAATAAAGTGTTTTTGATCATACTATATACCTATTTGATTTAAGTGGCTAGCAAGAAGATGAGTCCTCAGATTAAAAGTTCAAATAGACTCTCAAAAGATGGAAGGTGGCAAAACTGTAGATGTTATTTACATTGACAACCATGAAATATGCTACACAAAAAAATACTATAGAAGGATGCACAACAAAACACAACACTAACTAGCATTacaatcaaacaagaaaaaattCTCAAAGTACGATATCATACCTTATCATAAGAAAATGCATTTTCACGTAAGATATATCTCGCAACAATGGGGTCCGATACGACAACAAACGCTTTTGGTCCAAATGCAAGTTTGTAAACTGAGCCATACTGCCAATAACAACAAAATGATTTGCTTGCAAAATATAAACCCAAACCAAAACGTGACTTCAACACACATTTGCAAGCATTAGTAAAGTATCTAGGGATAAGGCTAAAACATGTTTACCTACAAGAACCAATcataaagagagaaaaaaagaggtcGGTCGAACAAATCGGTAACAGCACCTTCAGCAATGGGCATTGAACCAAGGTTTCCACCACTCAACAAATTAGTAAGAAGATTGCTTGCATTATCAAGTATATTTCGCTTAATTTTCGGTTCTTCTTCTGTATCTGTAGACTGACATCTGAAACAAGACACAATTTCACACAATTCTAATCAATAAGTTACTCTGCTGCCCATGAAAATCACAAcccttaatttatttattttactgaaCAGTTCTAATTGTAGAAGTCATACATAATTCTCAATTGAACTATGTAGATAGCAATGATAAAGATTCAATTTATATACTGCGGTGAGTAGAAAAAGCATGTGTACCTAATTCGAcaccgatttttctgaaataaTATCTGAAGAGTAGCTTTTGAGTATGAATTTGCTAATCTCGAAGTACCAAAATCAAAAGAATTGATTCTATGGAAATTGCCATGAACAGGCATTGGAAGCTGCTGCACACTAGCAGTAGCCATAGCAGAATTTTAATCTTCCGTTCAGAATTTTAAATAATCTTCCCTTCAGAATTTTAAACTTCCCTTTTGGTTGTGGAAAGAAAGACTGGACTGGTCTGGAATCTCAAAGTGGATGACTTACCAACAAAAATAATCTCGAAGTGGATGACTCGTACACATCCAATCAACTTCTGCCACGCTGAAAATTTAAATGTTAATTTTGAGGTAAATTAGTAACCCCTATTTTTATGTAAGAAACCTATTATAATGGCCGAAGGATTCGGTTTTGACTGCTCTTATGAACTCAACTATCCTAAATATGGATGAGGGGAGACCTAATTTattatcaaaaatacaaaaatattctttcataatcaaaataatcatcaaatcttaaaTCCTGAAAACTAAAGTTAAAAAAAGAAatgtatcttcttcttcatctcttcttctcctccatcgcctctaattcttcttctttttccttttttaattCCACGATTATTAATCGTCGATTCTTAGCAAGTAATAACTTTAAACGGGTAAGAATCgaaaacccaactatttttttattttttttgatcccGTAAATAGGTTAGATTTGATTAAATCAGAGATTGGAAAAATTAGTCTCAGAACTGAATACGGTTGGGAAAtcaatatttcccaaccgtatgATTGATTTACGATGGAAAAATATTGATTTCCTCACCGTACAAATTTCCTATGGTTGGGAAAATATAAACTCCTAACCATAAGTGATTTACCTAATTTTTGTATACAGTTGGAAAGTCCAACCGTAAGTTATCCTGATTTTGTATAAGGTTGGAGAACCCAACCGTAAGTTACCCTAGTTTTaaatacggttgggaaaatatgaactcccaaccgtatatAAAGTATATGGTTTGGAAACCTAACCGTAATTTTaattttcagaagaaaaaaaaatatacgaattttttattttggttttcagATATTAACCATAATTAAATGATTAGTCCAATCTTATCACTAATCTTGCTTAAGTTAGTTAacctaatcattaacattaattattgagataaggggttttggAGTTACTATTTGATGACCACGTTTTTTGTCATCTTGTGAGctctcaaaaccaaaattttggagCCCCTACAATAGGTTTCTTATGTAATGGCTAAACGGCATTTACCTAATTTGTGGCTAATTAGTTTTTTCAGTTTCTGAATCATACGTTTTGCAATGTGCTCATTTTTTGTGGGTATGTAGATGTTTGTAAGACGAGCATACCCCAATATATTAGGCTTAAATACGATGTCGCTTAAGATTAATTTAGTAAGAAAAAAAATCCTCTAAAATGTGAGATGATGTGAAAATAATAGGAGTGTAAGGGGATCCTTCCTCTTAGTTGTAATGTTGAACATGTGATTCAGAATTACCTGTTTTTATATTATCCGAAGGCTAGAAAGATATGGAAATATTTCTTAGATAGTTTGTGAGCTAAATGGTTGTTTTCAGAAAGCATAAAATCTAATATCCGGGAATGGTCTAACaagaagaataataaaatgaaaaaaataaaaatatagggaATTATGTGGCTTGCAATCTGGTGGACTATCCGGAGGAAGCGCAATGATATGAttcataacaacaacaaaagaaattcCAATCAGCTAACAGTGGTGATTAAGTGTATACTCTTTCCAGTTGGTCTTTGAACATTATAATTTTTGAAGATTACTCCTTGAGTACCCTTATTTGTAATTGGGATGTTGTCTCTAGAAAGAACTgacttttgtatttttatttgtctTTCATTTTcatcgatttgatgaaaattaGTCTTTAATATAGTATTTCCTTTTGCCGAGGTAATATATTAAAAACTATTGGTACGTTTCTCAAAtgtgatttactttactttattttttatatttacagGTATTTAATTTCAAAATTACTAAGATTTTAATAATACTAAAAAGTACACTCTAATCTACGACTAGAAAATTAATGATATCAACAAGAGAGTAATTTGCAACCGACCCCGATAGCGGTGCTAAAAACTTGATGGTCGGAAAACAGACCGTCTTTTAATACCGCAAACGCACAATGCCGAGGATGTAGACAATAACATATACGGTTAGTTCGTGCAAGGAATGTGAAAATCACCATTAACTAATATCAATAATTAACTAATCAAATTCAATAATTCAAAATTTTACGGATTGGTAGCTACGATTATAGAACTatgaaacaaaaataataaaggaagTAGAAAAGAATGTGAAAGTGTTAAGGTTATGGGAATCCGTTGTAGGTAATGTTTCACTTCTGTTCTTTCACGACGGTCTCGATTTAactcatgtaaaatagcaaacctaTGTATTAATATATGAAAGATGTTTCATTTAAAAATCACTAATAAGAATTATCAAGATGGTCGTTTGTTCTCACCTTAAGGTAGAATTCTTAAACACTAAATGTACATGGCGTATATAGTCAAAAAAGATTCATAAGTTGGTTATTGTCAAGGTTGAATGAGTCCTTGTACTAACAATCTAAAAATAAACTATACGGTGATatagaaacacaaataagttcaaTTGGTAGAAACTCTTGTTTAAGAACACAAATAAATCAATATAGAAGTTCATCCTTTCATCCTAACACGGATCTAGCtgaacatggctttctcaaaaaccatgaAAGTATTAAAGAAAATCATTAGCTAatcaaaagatgaaactaaaCATAAAACTTCCAACCGCCGTTTATTATTGTCGAAGCCTTTC includes the following:
- the LOC113287316 gene encoding cytochrome P450 97B2, chloroplastic-like isoform X2; this encodes MGKGLIPADLETWKLRRRVIAPGFHTLFLEAMVKIFTDCSDRTITKIDRLLEVEERLGGNTIELDLEAEFSNLALDIIGLGVFNYDFGSVSKESPVIKAVYGTLFEAEHRSTFYIPYWKLPLVRWLVPRQRKFHNDLKVINDCLDGLIRNAKDTREETDVEKLQQRDYSNLKDASLLRFLVDMRGADVDDRQLRDDLMTMLIAGHETTAAVLTWAVFLLAQNPEKMRKAQAEIDSVIGRRKTTYECVKNLEYVRLIVVESLRLYPQPPLLIRRSLKSDVLPGGYNGEKDGYAIPAGTDIFISVYNLHQSPYFWDRPNDFEPERFLVQKKSEGIEGWAGFDPSRNPGAMYPNEIIADFAFLPFGGGPRKCVGDQFSLMESTVALARLLQNFDIELKGSPESVELVTGATIHTKNGLWCKLRKRHQ
- the LOC113287316 gene encoding cytochrome P450 97B2, chloroplastic-like isoform X1; the encoded protein is MATASVQQLPMPVHGNFHRINSFDFGTSRLANSYSKATLQILFQKNRCRIRCQSTDTEEEPKIKRNILDNASNLLTNLLSGGNLGSMPIAEVYKLAFGPKAFVVVSDPIVARYILRENAFSYDKGVLADILEPIMGKGLIPADLETWKLRRRVIAPGFHTLFLEAMVKIFTDCSDRTITKIDRLLEVEERLGGNTIELDLEAEFSNLALDIIGLGVFNYDFGSVSKESPVIKAVYGTLFEAEHRSTFYIPYWKLPLVRWLVPRQRKFHNDLKVINDCLDGLIRNAKDTREETDVEKLQQRDYSNLKDASLLRFLVDMRGADVDDRQLRDDLMTMLIAGHETTAAVLTWAVFLLAQNPEKMRKAQAEIDSVIGRRKTTYECVKNLEYVRLIVVESLRLYPQPPLLIRRSLKSDVLPGGYNGEKDGYAIPAGTDIFISVYNLHQSPYFWDRPNDFEPERFLVQKKSEGIEGWAGFDPSRNPGAMYPNEIIADFAFLPFGGGPRKCVGDQFSLMESTVALARLLQNFDIELKGSPESVELVTGATIHTKNGLWCKLRKRHQ